In a single window of the Lasioglossum baleicum chromosome 10, iyLasBale1, whole genome shotgun sequence genome:
- the LOC143213113 gene encoding uncharacterized protein LOC143213113 → MAVKEKHLENSTDEIEWNVENEIQLFFAMNGHKPVGVNKYFHMVCICEKFRAATHKDVPLKTIWDHLESMYDLIALDDMEDLPFPNQEIDFFLPEQEFLGTLKAKKREEPELKLKEQRDKYKEMKKEKDVKDPTKKDTILRDLKGTKDVEKKKEELKKFVKDIEMKKDKLRDVKDIKKDHKSSKGRSSKGKDDLEEIMSTVKKERKDSDSGRESLKRGPKRPTRQSVDSTSKASPSPRDTPPPKRRRI, encoded by the exons ATGGCAGTGAAAGAGAAACACTTAGAAAATTCCACCGATGAAATCGAGTGGAACgtcgaaaatgaaattcaattatTCTTCGCTATGAACGGACATAAACCCGTCG GTGTGAATAAATATTTCCACATGGTTTGTATATGCGAGAAGTTTCGAGCTGCCACCCACAAAGATGTGCCGTTGAAAACGATTTGGGATCATTTGGAATCAATGTACGACCTCATAGCATTG GACGATATGGAAGATTTACCGTTCCCCAATCAAGAGATCGACTTCTTTTTACCTGAACAAGAATTCTTGGGAACGCTTAAAGCTAAGAAACGAGAAGAACCAGAACTCAAGTTGAAAGAACAAAGGGACAAGTACAAGGAaatgaaaaaagagaaagatgTTAAGGATCCTACGAAGAAAGATACTATCCTGCGCGATCTTAAGGGAACAAAGGATGTTGAGAAAAAGAAGGAAGAGTTAAAGAAGTTTGTCAAGGATATAGAAATGAAGAAGGACAAACTTCGAGACGTGAAAGATATCAAGAAGGATCACAAATCTTCGAAAGGGAGATCGTCCAAAGGAAAAGATGATCTTGAAGAAATAA TGTCTACTGTAAAGAAGGAACGCAAGGACTCGGACTCTGGCCGCGAAAGCTTAAAGAGAGGACCGAAACGACCAACTAGGCAAAGCGTGGATAGCACATCGAAAGCATCTCCAAGTCCTCGTGATACACCACCGCCAAAGCGTAgaagaatataa